From Daphnia pulicaria isolate SC F1-1A chromosome 4, SC_F0-13Bv2, whole genome shotgun sequence, one genomic window encodes:
- the LOC124338259 gene encoding transmembrane protease serine 11D-like isoform X3, whose product MLFRTYTSNSGLSRRVDSIQTREGIETVTSTEITSSLHHAFQLSCNCQGMMRTRMMGDRKDFPTVFIFTFAVVLSCCQASSSFLPHVTRTSDAVIIDFPDAQTASPNMRQGVPPTTTTTTTPAPATTPAIQCGRGPTRFPVHHHHRSLISERKRDETNEAKKNSWPFMVHLSPIMLIGEPCSGVLISDTKVLLAAQCLERMPSIFPMILTVLTGVHSIYPSDAQMTRRVARAVLHGKYNAGNYANDIAIVTLDAPVIFSKTVGPVCLPPASTDPDQYSDLDAVALGWGTAELGYPSATLQQATVGMLPKYLCREEDYFGKYISELNICVKSNDEENLQCVCDLGGPVVVQTSPGIWTVIGINSFAKDCGVGGLKTRVSAFRTWIDQNI is encoded by the exons ATGTTATTCAGAACTTACACTTCAAACTCAGGACTGTCAAGACGAGTGGATTCTATTCAGACAAGAGAGGGAATAGAAACAGTAACTTCCACCGA GATCACATCTAGTCTACACCATGCATTTCAGCTGAGCTGCAACTGCCAAGGAATGATGAGAAC GAGAATGATGGGCGACCGAAAAGATTTTCCAACAGTTTTCATCTTCACCTTTGCGGTGGTGCTGAGCTGCTGCCAGGCCTCTAGTTCCTTTCTACCCCACGTCACTCGGACAAGTGATGCCGTCATCATCGACT TTCCTGACGCCCAAACGGCTAGTCCCAATATGCGTCAGGGGGTACCACCAACTaccacgacaacaacaacgccaGCACCAGCGACAACACCAGCGATTCAGTGCGGCCGTGGACCGACCAGATTCCCCGTACATCACCACCACCGGTCGTTGATTAGCGAAAGAAAGCGTGACGAAACCAACGAAGCCAAAAAGAATTCCTGGCCGTTCATG GTACACCTGTCACCTATAATGTTGATTGGCGAACCATGTAGCGGAGTTTTGATTAGTGACACCAAAGTTTTGCTGGCGGCCCAGTGCCTGGAacg CATGCCTTCGATATTTCCTATGATCTTGACTGTTTTGACTGGGGTGCATTCGATTTATCCATCGGACGCCCAAATGACAAGAAGAGTTGCTCGAGCTGTTCTCCACGGCAAATACAATGCTGGCAACTAC GCCAATGATATCGCTATCGTAACACTGGACGCGCCCGTGATATTTTCCAAGACTGTTGGACCGGTTTGTTTGCCACCGGCCAGTACCGACCCCGACCAATACTCCGACCTGGATGCTGTCGCTTTGGGATGGGGGACAGCTG AACTAGGTTACCCAAGCGCCACCCTTCAACAAGCCACGGTTGGCATGCTGCCCAAATATTTGTGCAGGGAAGAAGATTACTttggaaaatatatttcaGAGCTGAATATCTGCGTCAAATCCAATGATGAAGAAAACCTTCAATGTGTA TGTGACCTCGGCGGTCCAGTAGTCGTCCAAACGTCGCCAGGGATTTGGACCGTAATTGGAATCAACAGCTTCGCCAAGG ATTGCGGCGTTGGTGGCCTCAAAACCAGAGTGTCGGCGTTCAGAACATGGATTGACCAAAAcatatga